One segment of Nostoc piscinale CENA21 DNA contains the following:
- a CDS encoding SAM-dependent methyltransferase, with protein sequence MLLLFITGVSVTTFGIAGCTAQQQDSAAEVQPPVLTAQTETPTPTTQPQERPGDVPYVPTPQPVVDAMLQVAKVGKNDVLYDLGSGDGRIVVTAAQKYGTRGVGIDISPERIQEANANAQKAGVTDRVEFRQQDLFKTDLSQATVITLYLLPEVNLRLRPELLKLKPGTRIVSHAFDMGDWKPQQTLQVDGKTIYYWVVPKEVPANLR encoded by the coding sequence ATGTTGCTTTTATTCATTACAGGCGTTAGTGTCACCACTTTCGGAATTGCTGGATGCACCGCCCAACAACAAGACTCAGCCGCAGAAGTGCAACCACCTGTTTTAACTGCTCAAACCGAAACACCAACTCCAACAACTCAACCGCAAGAACGCCCTGGTGATGTTCCTTATGTACCCACACCACAACCTGTAGTTGATGCGATGTTGCAAGTAGCCAAGGTAGGTAAAAATGATGTGCTTTATGACCTTGGTAGTGGTGATGGGCGAATTGTAGTAACAGCAGCCCAAAAATATGGTACACGCGGCGTAGGTATAGATATCAGTCCCGAACGCATTCAAGAAGCGAACGCCAACGCCCAAAAAGCCGGAGTTACAGACCGTGTAGAGTTTCGTCAGCAAGACTTATTTAAAACTGATTTGAGTCAAGCTACTGTAATTACACTCTACCTACTGCCGGAAGTTAACCTCAGACTCCGCCCCGAATTATTAAAACTCAAACCCGGTACAAGAATTGTCTCCCACGCTTTTGATATGGGCGACTGGAAACCACAACAAACACTGCAAGTAGATGGAAAAACTATTTACTATTGGGTAGTGCCGAAAGAAGTACCAGCGAATTTGCGATAA
- a CDS encoding ribbon-helix-helix domain-containing protein encodes MKAESVRTTLAIPRELLEATDKAVLEGKARSRNDFMVQAIRRELAAQKRAAIDAALTEMACDPDYQAEVLKLETEFAAAQWEAFLLEESL; translated from the coding sequence ATGAAAGCCGAATCCGTTCGCACTACACTAGCAATACCACGAGAACTTTTAGAAGCAACTGACAAGGCAGTTTTAGAAGGCAAAGCAAGAAGTCGTAATGATTTTATGGTGCAAGCAATACGTCGAGAATTAGCAGCACAAAAAAGAGCCGCCATTGACGCTGCTTTAACAGAAATGGCCTGCGATCCTGATTACCAAGCAGAGGTACTCAAGCTCGAAACTGAATTTGCTGCTGCTCAGTGGGAGGCTTTTCTGTTAGAGGAATCTTTGTAA
- a CDS encoding glycoside hydrolase family 15 protein, whose amino-acid sequence MKTATELQTRLEHYYQQIKTIILVRQNPITGLLPASTAITAHGDYTDAWVRDNVYSILAVWGLALAYRKVDEDKGRTYELEHSVIKLMRGLLFAMMRQAHKVERFKHTQSPLDGLHAKYNTATGDIVVGDDEWGHLQLDATSIFILMLAQMTASGLQIIYTIDEVNFVQNLVYYIGRAYRTPDYGIWERGNKINHGNAELNASSVGMAKAALEAINELDLFGVRGSQASVIHVLPDEIARARSTLESLLPRESASKEIDAALLSIISYPAFAVEDINLRDSPKETLRDRTFNDIINKLQGKYGCKRFLRDGHQTVLEDHQRLHYEPWELKQFEHIECEWPLFFTYLLLDGLFRNDQKQVQQYQELLASLLVERDGCYLLPELYYVPAENIEAEKLTPQSQKRLPNENIPLVWAQSLYFLGLMLSEGLLAVGDIDPLGRYLSIGKNREALVQIALLAEDDDLQAKLEVHGIETQTPKQVEPIQVRKAGELSAIYTQIGRNDKLGLTGRPVRRLRSLTTSRIFRISGETVVFLPSFLDAQQFYLTLDYHFLIDQIRSELAYIQKYWSDLGRPILTLMLTHTMLEIGAEALLELMQELKDGVCNGVRVKLGRLNQLMLTGAIQRIDFLQDAEFYQSAMHDAAPHCCYLAYHPGKSWRLGHTQEFQMEYETNLGLLLSSLRGSENLYEQIELLQTLTRLQGLDFDTGFGGPNTRVTVGDLLNEVYIKAGDLGIWAIVRRAAGLLQMVDIALSDAVTSILIRGKQAAVGRAYSEASLITVPMPPNEIAEKINNFCREDIRDRVLTQEIILYLGTLIRSEPELFQGLLTLRVGYLILLITSELAQELRVTQDEAYEQLMELSPFEIKMRLRQVLTGYTGMSNLLRQQESLHVKQKESDIEWVVQPTITEEIEVPVGGWRRFRQAEGALNRVPKNFFQQVWLLMQRCKGLVIGDKLERRNRLDSELMLSEMTAGEKNFALRVEHLLNKIEAPEYRQVNIEALMELGAIASKNPNLQIEEYIVLDVLIGHAVRLAWLDVHPERGDRYDEDKANAWRSFYNTSPQDCATYILNAFRFLTQFVREH is encoded by the coding sequence ATGAAAACAGCTACCGAATTACAAACTCGACTGGAGCATTACTACCAGCAAATCAAGACTATTATCTTAGTGCGACAAAATCCAATTACTGGGTTGCTACCTGCGAGTACAGCCATTACGGCTCACGGTGATTATACAGATGCTTGGGTGAGAGACAATGTTTACAGCATCTTAGCGGTTTGGGGTTTGGCGCTGGCGTATCGCAAAGTGGATGAAGATAAAGGACGCACTTACGAACTAGAACACAGCGTGATTAAGCTAATGCGTGGGTTGCTGTTTGCGATGATGCGACAGGCGCATAAGGTTGAACGCTTTAAACATACTCAATCACCTTTAGATGGTTTACACGCTAAATACAACACTGCAACTGGCGATATTGTAGTCGGTGATGATGAGTGGGGACATTTGCAACTTGATGCCACCTCTATATTTATATTGATGCTGGCGCAAATGACGGCTTCGGGATTGCAGATTATTTATACGATTGATGAAGTAAATTTCGTGCAGAATTTGGTTTACTATATAGGCCGCGCTTACCGCACACCAGATTATGGTATTTGGGAACGGGGGAATAAAATCAATCATGGTAATGCGGAGTTAAACGCTAGTTCTGTGGGAATGGCGAAAGCCGCACTAGAGGCCATTAATGAACTAGATTTATTTGGGGTACGGGGAAGTCAAGCATCGGTAATTCATGTACTACCTGATGAAATTGCTCGCGCCCGGAGTACTTTAGAATCGTTATTACCGAGAGAATCGGCTTCTAAAGAAATTGATGCGGCACTGTTGAGTATTATTAGCTATCCGGCGTTTGCGGTGGAGGATATTAATCTACGCGATTCTCCCAAGGAGACGCTACGCGATCGCACTTTTAACGATATCATCAACAAACTCCAAGGCAAGTACGGCTGCAAACGCTTCTTGCGTGACGGACATCAAACTGTTTTAGAAGATCACCAGCGTCTACACTACGAACCTTGGGAACTAAAGCAATTTGAGCATATTGAATGCGAATGGCCATTATTTTTCACATATTTACTACTTGATGGCTTATTTCGCAATGATCAAAAGCAAGTCCAACAATACCAAGAACTATTAGCATCATTATTAGTAGAACGGGATGGTTGCTATTTATTACCAGAACTTTATTATGTGCCTGCCGAAAACATCGAAGCCGAAAAATTAACGCCCCAAAGTCAAAAGCGTTTACCTAATGAAAATATCCCTTTAGTTTGGGCGCAAAGTTTATATTTTCTGGGGTTAATGTTAAGTGAAGGTCTACTGGCGGTTGGCGATATTGACCCGTTAGGGAGATATTTAAGTATTGGTAAAAATCGAGAAGCTCTGGTACAAATTGCTTTGTTAGCCGAAGATGATGACTTACAAGCAAAACTAGAAGTGCATGGCATTGAAACTCAAACACCCAAGCAAGTAGAACCAATTCAAGTCAGAAAAGCTGGAGAACTATCAGCTATCTACACTCAAATTGGACGCAATGATAAACTAGGTTTAACAGGGCGACCAGTCAGAAGATTGCGGAGTTTAACCACATCGCGGATCTTTAGAATTTCTGGTGAAACAGTAGTATTTCTACCATCGTTCTTAGACGCTCAACAGTTTTATTTAACTCTTGATTACCATTTTTTAATTGATCAAATTAGAAGCGAACTTGCTTATATCCAAAAATATTGGAGTGATTTAGGTCGTCCCATTTTAACTTTAATGTTGACTCACACCATGTTAGAAATTGGGGCGGAAGCATTACTGGAATTGATGCAAGAACTCAAAGATGGTGTTTGCAATGGTGTACGCGTTAAACTAGGTAGACTCAATCAATTAATGCTCACAGGCGCTATTCAAAGAATTGATTTTCTGCAAGATGCCGAATTTTATCAGTCAGCAATGCACGATGCTGCACCACATTGCTGTTATTTGGCTTACCATCCTGGAAAGAGTTGGCGCTTAGGACATACCCAAGAATTTCAAATGGAGTATGAAACCAACTTGGGATTGTTGCTTTCTTCGCTGCGGGGTTCAGAAAATCTCTATGAACAAATTGAGCTATTGCAGACTTTAACCCGTTTGCAAGGATTAGACTTTGATACAGGATTTGGTGGCCCAAATACTCGTGTCACAGTCGGAGATTTGCTGAATGAAGTTTATATCAAAGCCGGTGATTTAGGAATCTGGGCAATTGTCCGTCGGGCTGCGGGTTTATTGCAAATGGTGGATATTGCTTTATCAGATGCAGTCACGAGTATTTTGATTCGGGGTAAGCAAGCGGCTGTGGGGAGGGCATACAGCGAAGCATCATTAATTACTGTACCTATGCCTCCCAATGAAATTGCCGAGAAAATCAATAATTTCTGTCGTGAGGATATCCGCGATCGCGTACTGACACAAGAAATCATACTTTATCTTGGGACTTTGATTCGCTCGGAGCCAGAATTATTTCAAGGACTGTTAACTTTAAGAGTTGGCTATCTCATTCTATTAATTACCAGCGAACTAGCCCAAGAATTGCGTGTCACCCAAGATGAAGCTTATGAACAGTTAATGGAACTTTCGCCCTTTGAAATTAAAATGCGCTTGCGTCAGGTGTTAACTGGTTACACAGGGATGAGTAATTTGTTACGCCAGCAAGAATCATTACACGTTAAGCAAAAAGAAAGTGATATTGAATGGGTAGTGCAACCAACAATTACGGAAGAAATCGAAGTACCTGTGGGTGGTTGGCGACGTTTCCGCCAAGCTGAAGGGGCGCTGAACCGTGTCCCGAAAAACTTCTTTCAGCAAGTTTGGCTATTAATGCAACGTTGTAAAGGCTTAGTTATTGGTGACAAACTAGAGCGGCGTAATCGTTTAGATAGCGAATTGATGTTATCAGAAATGACGGCGGGCGAAAAGAATTTTGCTTTGCGAGTGGAGCATTTATTAAATAAAATTGAAGCGCCAGAATACCGCCAAGTTAATATTGAAGCATTAATGGAACTAGGCGCGATCGCCTCGAAAAACCCCAACTTGCAAATCGAAGAATATATCGTGTTAGACGTGTTAATTGGTCATGCTGTGCGTTTAGCATGGTTAGATGTACATCCCGAACGCGGCGATCGCTATGATGAAGATAAAGCAAACGCTTGGCGATCTTTCTACAATACTTCCCCACAAGATTGCGCGACTTACATTCTCAACGCCTTCAGATTCTTAACACAATTTGTCAGAGAACATTAA
- a CDS encoding APC family permease, which produces MSRHEKYKLLEGLATTEAAPKPSLTLSDAVALIVGIVIGAGIFETPALVATQAGSSQAVLLFWFIGGVVSLVGALCYAELATTYPDVGGVYYYLKRAFGREIAFLFAWARMSVVQTGSIALLAFVFGDYASQIWRLGNFSPSIYAAIAIAFLTALNIVGLQQGKWTQNLLTAAKVLGLLLVVLIGLTATPNLPTPVESTSTGTWGLAMVFVLLSYGGWNEAAYISAEIQNRQRNIVRSLLWSIGTITVIYLLINLAYLRGLGLTNMANSQAVAADLMRNVWGEPGALFISLLIAVSTLGALNATVFTGARTNYALGQDFAIFGFMGHWRQRPSTPSYALVLQAAIALALVLLGTFTRKGFETMVDYTAPIFWFFFLLSGASLLVLRNREPQINRPFRVPFYPLTPLLFCSVCGYLLYSSLVYTGVGAVVGVLVVAAGIPLLLWNRYRQVPRG; this is translated from the coding sequence GTGAGTAGACATGAAAAGTACAAATTACTGGAAGGTTTAGCAACTACAGAAGCCGCACCTAAGCCATCACTGACATTATCAGATGCTGTGGCGTTGATTGTCGGTATTGTGATTGGTGCAGGCATTTTTGAAACTCCCGCCTTAGTAGCAACCCAAGCAGGTAGCAGTCAAGCAGTATTGCTATTTTGGTTCATCGGTGGTGTGGTTTCTTTGGTGGGCGCATTGTGCTATGCCGAGTTAGCCACGACATATCCCGATGTGGGTGGAGTTTACTATTATCTCAAACGTGCCTTTGGGCGAGAAATTGCCTTTTTATTTGCTTGGGCGCGGATGAGTGTGGTTCAAACAGGTTCTATTGCTTTGTTGGCATTTGTTTTTGGTGATTATGCTTCGCAGATTTGGCGGCTAGGCAACTTTTCACCTTCAATTTATGCCGCAATTGCGATCGCATTTTTAACGGCTTTAAATATTGTCGGCTTGCAACAAGGTAAGTGGACACAAAACTTACTCACCGCCGCCAAAGTCCTCGGTTTGTTGCTAGTGGTGTTAATTGGCTTAACAGCAACCCCTAATCTTCCCACCCCTGTGGAATCTACCTCAACCGGAACCTGGGGACTAGCAATGGTGTTTGTTTTGTTGTCTTATGGCGGTTGGAATGAAGCCGCTTATATTTCCGCCGAAATCCAAAATCGTCAACGCAACATAGTGCGATCGCTTTTGTGGAGTATTGGCACAATTACTGTAATTTACTTACTCATCAATCTGGCTTATCTGCGGGGATTGGGGTTAACAAACATGGCTAATTCCCAAGCTGTCGCCGCCGATTTAATGCGAAATGTTTGGGGCGAACCGGGCGCTTTGTTCATCAGCTTATTAATTGCGGTTTCGACTTTGGGCGCACTGAACGCCACTGTCTTTACTGGGGCGCGGACTAATTACGCTTTAGGGCAAGATTTTGCCATCTTTGGTTTTATGGGACACTGGCGGCAACGTCCTAGCACACCTAGTTATGCTTTAGTATTACAAGCTGCGATCGCTTTGGCGTTGGTTTTGTTAGGTACGTTCACCCGCAAAGGCTTTGAAACAATGGTGGACTATACCGCCCCAATATTTTGGTTTTTCTTTTTACTTTCAGGTGCATCGCTACTAGTGCTACGTAATCGAGAACCACAAATTAACAGACCATTCCGCGTACCATTTTATCCCTTGACACCATTACTGTTTTGTTCAGTTTGCGGCTACTTACTTTATTCCAGTTTGGTATATACCGGCGTGGGCGCGGTTGTCGGTGTTTTAGTTGTCGCCGCAGGTATTCCGCTATTGCTGTGGAATCGTTACCGCCAAGTTCCCAGAGGTTAA
- a CDS encoding YkvA family protein — translation MKFSIDSVYNWYRNLIRNPKYRWWVILGTLVYFISPIDLVPDIFPIVGEIDDVLLMTLLVTEVSGLVIDGWKARKGVETTTTNPTDTSNDTDSAAKTVDVDAVSVK, via the coding sequence ATGAAATTTTCCATCGACTCTGTGTACAATTGGTATCGTAATTTAATTCGTAATCCTAAGTATCGCTGGTGGGTAATTCTAGGAACACTAGTTTATTTCATCAGCCCTATTGATCTTGTTCCTGATATTTTTCCTATCGTCGGCGAAATTGATGATGTTTTACTGATGACACTGTTAGTAACTGAAGTGTCTGGGTTAGTCATTGACGGTTGGAAAGCACGTAAAGGTGTAGAGACTACTACTACAAATCCTACTGACACTTCCAATGATACTGATTCCGCCGCAAAAACAGTTGATGTTGATGCTGTGTCGGTTAAATAG
- a CDS encoding metallophosphoesterase family protein codes for MRTIAVGDIHGCYEELLQLLSKVEITEEDCLICLGDIVDRGVDSVKVYDFLGNRPNTVVLMGNHERKHLRQTLSYSQEIVKLQFGDRYDEFLDWISHLPYYYETDQAIFVHAAVEDGIPIEEQRQEVLCGCNAGEKHLEKKI; via the coding sequence ATGCGAACGATTGCAGTCGGTGATATTCATGGTTGCTATGAAGAACTGCTTCAGCTATTAAGCAAAGTAGAAATTACAGAGGAAGATTGTTTAATCTGTTTAGGAGATATTGTTGATCGGGGGGTTGATTCGGTCAAAGTATATGACTTTCTCGGAAATCGCCCCAACACAGTAGTGTTAATGGGAAATCATGAACGCAAACATCTAAGGCAAACTCTTTCTTACTCCCAGGAAATTGTTAAATTACAATTTGGCGATCGCTATGACGAATTTTTAGATTGGATTAGTCATTTACCTTACTATTACGAAACTGATCAGGCAATTTTTGTTCATGCTGCGGTAGAAGATGGTATACCCATTGAAGAACAAAGACAAGAAGTTTTATGTGGTTGTAATGCAGGTGAAAAGCATCTAGAAAAAAAAATATAA
- the rppA gene encoding two-component system response regulator RppA: MRILLVEDDTAQLEPLQTALSQAGHIVDGVENGAIAQWAITQRDYDLLILDWMLPEISGLDLCRQYRKAGKTAPVLMLTAKDTTGEKVTGLDAGADDYLVKPTDLFELLARVRALGRRSPVWQGEKLQLADLQLHISTQIVERGAAKVELSTREFQLLEYLMRHPYQILSRNQIEQALWEWGSEPESNATTTLVRRLRQRLQLLNAADWLETIYGMGYRLNPERKNNI, translated from the coding sequence ATGCGAATACTTCTGGTAGAAGATGACACAGCCCAATTAGAACCTTTGCAAACAGCATTGTCTCAAGCTGGACATATTGTAGATGGTGTAGAAAATGGTGCGATCGCTCAATGGGCAATTACCCAGCGCGACTATGATTTATTAATCTTAGACTGGATGCTACCAGAAATCAGCGGCTTAGATTTATGTCGGCAGTATCGCAAAGCAGGCAAAACCGCCCCTGTATTGATGTTGACGGCAAAAGATACTACTGGTGAAAAAGTCACAGGTTTAGATGCTGGTGCAGATGATTATTTAGTCAAACCTACAGATTTATTTGAATTATTAGCCAGAGTGCGGGCTTTAGGTAGGCGATCGCCTGTTTGGCAAGGAGAAAAACTCCAACTGGCGGATCTGCAACTGCACATTTCAACACAGATTGTAGAACGAGGTGCAGCCAAAGTAGAACTATCTACCCGCGAATTTCAGTTACTAGAATATTTGATGCGTCATCCATATCAAATTTTAAGTCGCAATCAAATTGAACAAGCTTTATGGGAATGGGGTAGTGAACCAGAAAGCAACGCTACCACTACTTTAGTACGCCGTTTGCGCCAGCGTTTACAGTTGCTAAATGCAGCAGACTGGCTAGAAACTATTTATGGGATGGGTTATCGTCTCAATCCTGAACGGAAAAATAACATTTAA
- a CDS encoding sensor histidine kinase yields the protein MFNRSRRNLASWFTLSMGSILVIFAGILYYQESVQQLEVVDLILYKKSRVITSSIKYKDYQGEKRVFLKNLPVLGNNPPPDDSDIIYARWYDPDGNLKRYFGLLTQKKLTRNFSYQTLKIPNKSDLASPETWVREITLPVQHQGELIGYLQMAMPMTRVHEILNKFLILLISTVFIALAITSLTGWFLSGIAMQPIQLSYKQLERFTAHASHELRTPLAAILSNAQVGLLAPMEDSHSKHLRLEKVAEVAKSMNTLIGNLLFLARRTGRLTPESLKEVDLRDLLAELFNSPSVKTAAKDLNLQNDLPKSPIMVKVDADLICLAVMNLLGNACKYTPAGGMVELRLFSRYNQAFIEVEDNGIGIAAAHLPHIFEQFYRVEQHQTNSASGFGLGLAIAQQIIEAHGGYLSVKSEQGKGSVFQIKLPL from the coding sequence ATGTTCAACCGTAGCCGTCGTAACTTGGCTAGTTGGTTCACTCTCTCAATGGGTAGTATTCTTGTAATTTTTGCTGGGATTCTTTATTATCAAGAATCAGTCCAGCAGCTAGAAGTTGTCGATTTGATTCTCTATAAAAAATCTAGAGTAATTACATCTAGCATCAAGTACAAAGATTATCAGGGAGAAAAACGAGTATTCCTCAAGAATTTACCAGTTTTAGGGAATAACCCACCACCAGATGATAGTGATATTATTTATGCTCGTTGGTATGATCCTGACGGTAATCTCAAGCGTTACTTTGGTTTACTTACCCAGAAAAAATTAACCAGAAACTTTTCTTATCAAACATTAAAAATTCCGAATAAATCTGATTTGGCATCACCGGAAACTTGGGTAAGAGAAATTACTTTACCAGTGCAGCATCAAGGTGAATTAATTGGCTATTTGCAAATGGCAATGCCAATGACTCGTGTTCATGAAATACTTAATAAGTTTTTAATTTTACTCATATCAACAGTATTTATCGCTTTAGCTATCACAAGTTTAACGGGATGGTTTCTCAGCGGTATAGCTATGCAACCTATCCAATTAAGTTACAAACAACTCGAACGTTTTACCGCCCATGCTTCCCATGAATTACGTACTCCGTTGGCTGCGATTTTAAGTAATGCTCAAGTTGGTTTACTCGCACCAATGGAAGATAGTCATAGTAAACATTTACGTCTAGAAAAAGTGGCGGAAGTTGCTAAATCAATGAATACATTGATTGGCAATTTACTATTTCTGGCACGTCGGACAGGGCGATTAACTCCCGAATCTTTAAAAGAAGTTGACTTGAGAGACTTACTGGCGGAATTGTTTAACTCACCTTCTGTAAAGACTGCTGCTAAAGATTTAAATCTCCAGAATGATTTACCAAAATCTCCAATTATGGTAAAGGTAGATGCTGATTTGATATGTTTGGCTGTGATGAATTTGCTGGGTAATGCTTGTAAATATACTCCGGCTGGCGGAATGGTAGAGTTACGTTTATTTAGTAGATACAATCAGGCATTCATTGAAGTAGAAGATAATGGAATTGGAATTGCTGCCGCACATTTGCCACATATCTTTGAGCAATTTTATCGAGTAGAACAACATCAGACAAATTCGGCGAGTGGGTTTGGCTTGGGATTAGCGATCGCTCAACAAATCATTGAAGCACATGGCGGATATCTCAGTGTAAAAAGTGAACAAGGTAAGGGTTCTGTCTTTCAAATTAAACTGCCTCTTTAA